The Malus sylvestris chromosome 3, drMalSylv7.2, whole genome shotgun sequence genomic sequence GTGTATAGGGGTCAATGGGTGTTGAGTgaaagaggagaaagagagtaCTTGTGAACTTCTCTGTCACCTCTCCTCTTTGTCATCTCCCATGTCAGTCCATCATTGGGCTCAAGACCCGGTTGAGAGATCTCCAAACCATATTTCTTGACCATCTGTATATACCTGGTAATCATGCGGAACATCAATTGGAGAATAAGGTAAAAGGGAATGAGAAGAAAACATGAATGGATAAAGTAAGACCAGAAACCATGATTGTTGAAAAAATAACGTACTTCTCTGCATTGAAATGTTCTACTCCCAAATCTTCATCCCAAATGAAAATATATTCATAAGCTGCCACGACATCAGGATGCAAAAATCTCTTTGCAtaccacctgcaaaacaatGGAAAGTATGACAACTGGCCGCAAAAGATCAATTCCGAAATGACAATGCAATAAGAAAAAAGACTGCAActagtttaaattttgaaaagcttGTTAATTGAAAAAAGTCACATAGCACCATTGAGACTTACCATTTTGCTTGTCTCTTCACACTAACATGAATTGCCCTCTTTGACCACTCAAACTCCTCCCACTCACTAGTCCGGCCATCATAGTGAAAAAGCAATATTGTGAAGTTCTCGGAGAACTACCAAATGTAAGACCGAACCTCAGTATTCTTGAAAatcaaatcaataaataaagagaaaaaaagaaaggggatAGCACATTTTTCAACCTTTTTAATGGCTGCATCAATATTCATTTTCTGATTTATACCAACAGTAAATGATACCAAATACTTTGGCGTTACTTTCAGATCCTGCAGAGTTCAAGATTGTCAATTAAAAGAAGTTTTTCAGACCAAGATTATTAAGCAACATGCACAATCATAACGGCCTCCAAGGTGGAGTGTAAGAGTAGGACTACTACTGCAAGATCACGCACAGATATATCCACATACAGACTATTATATGTATGCATACAAACAAAGTTTGACAAGAAATTTCCACCATATGCCTCCAACCAATCTTTCCTTCCAATACCCATCTCCATAATCCGCCCTTTCTACTTAAACCAAACCCATGAATCCTAATTCATTCAGACATGTGAATAcatcataaataataaaaataataatgttttgaaaattaaaatatacaGCTACTTTCACTATGATATCAGATATCATACCTCACTGGGTTCACCCCACAATCTCCGGATATAAAGATCAGATTGAGGAACAATAATTCCTGGGGGTAGTGTTTCCGCACCACGCGGGTTTGTTGGAACATATATCTGTcagaaaattaacaaaacaaTATGAAAGGACTATTACTTGGAATGTAATGGACATGAATTATGGGTGAAAAAGTAGCACTATGAACAAATGTTTATGACCATGGCAATCTGGAATCCCAGGCTACACTACATGCATGCAGCAACATGCAACCACATCAATCGGAAAATGCCACCCATGCCAGAGTTCTGGGAAAGAGAAGACTGTAGTCATTCTTTTATCCTAAACTTTTATCTTGGGTCGCAGTCAGGCCGAGATAAGCGTTGTCAATAAGACAGATTCACCACAGATGCACATACTCCTGTGAGGCCACCACCCATTATTTGTCTGAACTGATATGCAGTGGATATGATCAGGGTACAACATATGTCATCTTGCAATTCTAATCAAAATAAGGTATGATCGTGGttttaaaatatgattttagaGCCACAGGGAgccattcttcttcttttcctcaCTAGCATGACAGATAAAAGATAGATATGGGTGCTTATAtcttatgtttgtttttttggtggTGATGAAAATGAACATGATATAAGAACAAGAAATCAATAGGTATGCTATTGatttaactttttatttaaagatataaataaatatagtaTATACTATTTCTATTGCTGTCTTTGTACCCATGTTTTTGGAAATTCGCCTATTATTGTATCATACTCTGTATCGAATCTATTGTTCCAGCATAGTTTAAAATGTGTTGTTTTGATGTCTTCAAGGTTTCTACTGCTCAACAATGAAGAAGAGTCTTACCTACAAgaataataagaaaagaaaggatTTCGTAACCCAAAATCAGTCACCTAATAGTCAACTCAATGTATGTACTTAGGATCACAAAGTCAACGAAGAATATCAGGACGAAGTGTATTTGGTCAGATAACTATTACAATATGACAGTGCAAAGACAATCATAAGCATACATCTTATTTATAAAAAGACAAATAATCCTAAATACGCAGCCATGAAAAATTGGGCATAGATGAATATTTGCAGCATCGGCCTAAACAGTTTCGGAACTGCTTATTGTAGGATTATAGACAATATTAAGCAAAACACAGATTCCGTCACCAAATTTAATATTGAATTGCCACAATTATAAAATATCTTATACAAACAACAGTAATAAAATCAACAAGAAAATACACATATTCAGAGATGGAGCACAATAAGTACCTTAGGGACACCCTCTGATCCTTCATCTTCAAGACTCTTGTTTGAAGGGGGAGGATTACTAGGTCTACGTAGTTGGGTGAAGGCTACATCAAGAGATGTTATAAGGCTTGAAGGTAACCTAATCTGTGAAATTCAAAACGAATCACACACATATACACGTCCAAATTCTATATAGCCACATACTGATGAAGGGGAATTACCTTGCTTAGAGAAACCATCGGTAATGATAcaccaataaaaaatccaaAGACAACTCCCAAAATTGTAGTGAAAATAAGCCTGGCActgtcatttgattttttaaccccactgaaaaattcaaaaaaatcaaacaaattcaaaaaacaAGACTAATGATGAACAGAGAGTTAATGTAACAATCTTCAGGAAGCATCGGTATTCGGGATCATCATGTTAATACACACATACCTGCGATGTACAGTGCCCATTATTGGTGTTGTGTCTGagactcaactcaaaagctCACACTCCCAGAAAAACCTCAATTGATTCAGCAACTTCTCAGGCCAATATTGCATTCTTCTTCAACCCCACAATCTTCTATCAAACTAAAAATCCCCAAACTTTCACTCCTAAAGTTAACATAAAAAATCACAACCAAatcaatttaataatttaaccCTGCTCACTTCTCATTCCTCATATCACACTCTTCATCAAACCCATAATTTACTTATataaatatcaaaattaatTCATATCCCAACGTTCGATTAAATAACAAAATTCAATTGCAGCATACGAGCCTAATGAAACGGGaaaatatgttaaaaaaaaaaaacgaacagGAATTAAAATTCACATTCTTCTTCGTTTAATGATCAATAAATTTGGGaatcaaaaaattcaaaaagcacGAAGGGCATTGCGGAGATTCTATGGTTTGGAACTTACGGCGGTGGCCGGAGATCGTATCGGAgacggagagagagaatgtAGTGGCACAGCGTCTGCAGCACCTCCCCGGCTACAGTTGTTGGTTTTACGTTTTTCTCCAGTTTTGTGTTTGATCAATTTTTTTGCCCGCTTCGCTCCTCCAGCTTTGATAAATGGACCCGGCTTATATTTATACTCTGCTTCTATGCCTGCCACGTACGTGATTTATGCATTACATTTTAATTTCGGGCAACGTACACTACATGTTTGGTGTACACTTTCCAAAATACGATGAACATGTCACATTTCTAAATCTTATTAGGTATAATTTTATAGTTGAGCAATAATGTTATGGGTTAAACAATTAATTGTGAGGGAGAAAAAAATCGGTTAGGAATCAAACTTGTATCAGGATATATatgttgaatatcagagtgcgcaacgaataagattaacaaaataataaatattattaaacaaattagAATGTCAAAACggttacaaaaccctaagattgTAACTAACAtgtttctcaaactaaattataaGCAATATTTACAGAGAACTAaatgtcacaacccgtcccgaatTATTTTTAGTGATGGCATgtttttgtaccatacttgaccaatcccgaaactactgagtaccggtcaactttataccgtcaaggacccaaaagattttccctccaaccaggaggccaatcacagcgcgacacgtgtcgacatcagaagccaatcatagcgcgacacgtgtcaacatcagaagccaatcacaacacgacacgtgtcaatgtcaaaatgaaactagaaactctcttatataaatagagatcattctctcacaatatttcctaatgtcatttgtactaaatcattcactagtactcactaaaggagagcttgaacctatgtactagtgtaaacccttcacaattaatgagaactcctctacttcgtggacgtagccaatctgggtgaaccacgtacatcttgtgtttgcttccctgtccctatcgatttacatacttatccacactaatgaccggagcaatctagcgaaggtcacaaacttaacactttatattgtaccaaagtccccactgattttgtgcatcaacatttggttccgtctgtgggaacgacacttattcccactctcttcagctttgtcaagctggttttcaccattcgtacactctcttttgactaggcatccctttccatcatggggagtgaaggaagccacaacacagaATGACACTCCTCTTTCACCTAGTGTGAAgtaacgaaagaatgaaggaaagagggttgctcttcaagctaaagtcgatgagctagaagcttagaataacaagatagcaatgaagaatgaggtcctccatgagcagtatgagaagctctttgagacgctccacgaaactagacgtactcaaacatgcgagctTATTGCCATTGTGAACATCAActatcatctgggtgcccctcaacacggagggtcaccttccttcgacataggtatccctgatgaggagcaagctaatcatcaaaacattgatcaacgtgagacttctctcaacccagctgctttaccccgaagcaggagaagtggaggaagacaccttcttgcagaagggttggaaggatcgaaagccgtttatcatgactgtcgagacttcctaaaacaacgtcgagagaatcccctccacatatgctcgaagatcaatgacctaagggtttttgaaagacccggtcccctcccacgacccaggccagctgccaatctagtgaaggaacgacaggtcccagaggaacatgaaggtacatgggactctgaggtattccgacagactcgccctagaagttagtacggcgagtccaaggaaaaatcacacgcccttgctcaaactttcctacttccaaaaggcgatggagacttacgaaagaaaatcccagtgatacatgactccactcaggaccctcttatcCTAcggctcattgaggaagtaaacaagttgaaggtcgaatGTCAGggcgagatacctgactggaaccaacccaggcttgaccctctcacaaggaggatcctcgacacccccttcaagcaaagacaaaacaaaagcttagtttacaactctatactagaagggaagacccaattgaacaccttaacctctttgagtccaccatggcatatcggatgcatatcgacgaagagcgatgtcttttcttcccctccaccctctctgacggagctctaaattggtattgccatcttccacctgagacagtagactcatttgaggaactgaggaaactgtttgtctctcaacatatcttccagaccgatcgcttgcattctgcagatgacttgtacactatttgccagaagctagacgagtcactacgagagtatgccggtcgtttcagccatgagtattctcgctgcgctgaggcagatgacaataccgccctcaaggccttcacggcaggcctaagtgattgtttcttcaagtacataatcaatgccaacacttggaagacttactctgaggtgatggcacatgcttacaaccatgcctccgccgaggcaaggacatatcaagggaaaccccccatagccaccccttatcaacaagtagggagtggaatccatatccaaccaaatgagaagacctcgaccttccaaacggcagcagtgcatccccctgccttacttaatactttacCAAGTCAACATACATAACAATCtgagggcaaaaggaaagatttacatcctcaccagtctcattttagtaaaaagagtaagggacactaccgcgataaccaagggtatcgccatgataatccccaaccccaggcagtcaacacagtgggttaaacacgtgtcaggacaccccctaccctgaggtatgaggcatacacacctttgaacgccacatgcgtggccatttaccccagcatagcacattTGATATCGAAGCCAAAACCGAGGCACTTGGATTACAAGCTCACGAAGAACACAGGcacattttgctgctaccacgagcataacggccatgacggcgagaaatgtatcaccattcgtgatcatattaaagttttggcacgtgaaggaaaaattgatcaattcctcattcaccctcaaAGGGGTAACCATAACCAACACCggatgaatgtgatatattccataagtggtggcacacccatatctaaatcttccaacagggccatgaaaaatagtgaacgagctttaaggtctggctaccaagtgtttcatgtggaagacattaggggaggtaagtatcaaaagcctaattgggatccaatatgtttataccctgaggaagaaagaggtatcatctaccctcacaacgacccactaatCGTGGAAGCTTATATAGCTAACTTTGAAGTacaacgaatcctggtagacacgggggcttcagtcaatatcatgtttgttgaagctttcagggcacttaatgtagctgaacacttgctcgatcccTCGATTTCTcttctgataagcttctccgatgatatcgtgcaacctttagggagcatacacttacctttcaccattggtacaggcccttacacagttaccattaccactaacttcctggtggttaattgcctaacggcatacaatgtcatcttcggacgcacatacatcaatgatctcaaggccatggtatccacacatatgttgttgatgaaatttccaccCCTTATggtaatggttacatcagaggagatcaacttagtgcacgatcatgttacaacacttcggtcaagcaacatcacctgcatgtgcccaaggaaaccctttctatacatgaccaagtcataaagacccgcccagacgaagccaacttggatcttcaaggtggcaacagtcaacctgacgaccctcgagatgactctttcacccagcaagcacaacccgctgaagagttggagaaggtctctatctcaaaagattatccagatcgcatggtgaagattggcaccaccttgtcaccacccattcagttggcattgatatcttttttgcaagagaacactgaggtattcgcctggtcatacgaggacatgctagGCATTTCTctcgatatcatctgtcattgcttaagtattgaccccaagaccaagccagtgagacagaagcgaagatcttatgatgctgaacggtacgaggtaataaaggcagaagttgaaaaactcaaaggcataagcttcgtccgcgaagtcaattatccaatttgggtagcaaatgttgtccttgttaaaaagaatccgaccaaggaaagtctcctgctccaaaaggtcttgtggagaatgtgtgtcaatTACACTAacctaaacaaatgatgcccgaatgatagctttcctcttcttttaatagacagacttatagattctacggcagggtgtgaacttctgagcttcatggatgcttactcaggatacaaccaaatcctcatgaaccatcTGGACCAAGagcacacagccttcactactgacaggggattatattgctataaagtcatgcccttcggcctaaagaatgcaggtgCAACTTATCAAATACTGgttaattcaatgttcgccgaacagattaggaagagcatggaagtttacgttgatgatatgctagtcaagagcaaacatacTGACCAACATATCACCAACCTgtatgaaactttcaccattttgaaaaggtatcgaatgaggttgaaccccaacaaatgtgccttcggcgtaggctctggcaaattcttaggcttcatgataagccaacgaggcattaaggctaatcccgagaagatcaaagcaatcctcgacatgaaggaaccggtaacttcaaaagatatccagagccttactatcaaggtggcagccttaactaggttcatctctaaggccacagacagatgtgctcctttcttcaaagcacttaagggaagtaagaagtacattacatggactgatgaatgtgctgaggcatttaagaacctcaaagactacatgagtaaagcccttatgctttccaaacctgaggttggtgacattctcattatctatctgtcggtatcggcttcagcagtaagttccgttctcattcgaaaggatggtaatgtcgaacggcctgtctactacgctagcaaggccttacaagatgcagagacacgatactccaacattgagaaattggctctagcattggtcatgtctgctcgaaaacttcgcccttacttccaagcacactctatcatcgtgcttaccaatcatcctcttcgacagatactccaaagtcctgacacttccgggcgaatgatcaaatgggtgaTATCATTGGGTAAGTTTAAcatctcttaccaaccaaagccagctgagaaggctaagtagtggcagacttcatcaccgacttcacatatcctgttgacattgtttctacgcctaaataAGTgatttcattaccctcggaagctcagaaaatagaaccaacagccccaacatggagtctatgtgttgatggctcgtccaaccaacatggttgtggagcaggactagtccttacgacctctgacaaagtggcaatggagtatgctcttcatttcaaattcaaagcgtcgaacaatgaggccgaatatgaagccctcatagcaggcttacgtttggccaaacaccttggggttaaacgaattgatatcttcagtgactcacaatgggtggttaaccaggtcaccaacaactttgactctaaggatagctctatggcagcatatctggcacaaacacaattgttgctccagtacttccactaccagatcacccaaattcctcgagtggcaaacagtcatgcagatgctttggctcgcctcgcctcaacgGTGGAAgataagattgggagaaaaattcaggtcgaattgttggcagcaccaagcaccatggctgcggaagtgttcAACTTACAATAGGGGGATAGTTAGATTATCCCGATTGATAGATTTCTTGCTCATGGCatccttccaaatgacaaagtccaagctaagtagattcgatacaaggctacccgttacttgaacattaatgaccaactctacaaacggggttttaacctaccatacctaagatgccttacgcctacagaggcggaaactgtcattcgggaaatacatagGGAGTCTAcgaagatcatgctggatctcgatccttagtacacaaggcttttcgccaaggatattactggtcaacactccaccaagatgcaattattcctcactcccctcccgagccgctcactcctatgatcaaccCTTGGCTCTttgcccaatggggacttgatttgatctgCCCCATGCCTGCaaggaagggcaaggtccgctatgcaatcgttgcagttgactactacacaaagtgggctgaagtagaacccttggtaaccattactgaggtaaaaatagaagacttcgtatggaaaaaCATCCTTTGcaaattcggcattcccaatgcgatagtcactgacaatgggcgacagttctacaacaataagttcaagatgttctgctctaagttcaacatcaacttatgttttgcctccccagctcatccctagtctaatagacaagttgaagccatcaacaaaataatcaagagaactttgaaaaccagcttggacaaggctaaaggttgttggccagaatttgtaccctaagttctttggtcataccgcactttgtatcgaacatcaacaggagaaaccccattctcacttgcctttggtacagaggcagttgtcccagttgagcttgagcaagcaacgttccgagtccagaactacgtgcaaataaaaaatgacaaacaacttacccttaacttagatctagtcgaggaacacagaaaccaggctcacttgaagAATGTTACCTACAAGTagtgcatctccaactactatgactccagGGTCAAACTTCGTTCTTCCAAAGTGGGgaactgggtattgaagaaaagattactctgcgacaaagtcccgagtgaaggaacaattagtccaaactgggatggaccgtttgaagttgttggcatcagtcgccctggctcttacaagcttagaagctccgatggcaagacccttggccatccatggaacgctgatcacttgaagtactattacaagtaaacttacattgtacaagtgttaagcttcagccgttcggcatcctatgtaacgaagactatttggcatgaattcaataaaga encodes the following:
- the LOC126615950 gene encoding uncharacterized protein LOC126615950 isoform X1 yields the protein MGTVHRSGVKKSNDSARLIFTTILGVVFGFFIGVSLPMVSLSKIRLPSSLITSLDVAFTQLRRPSNPPPSNKSLEDEGSEGVPKIYVPTNPRGAETLPPGIIVPQSDLYIRRLWGEPSEDLKVTPKYLVSFTVGINQKMNIDAAIKKFSENFTILLFHYDGRTSEWEEFEWSKRAIHVSVKRQAKWWYAKRFLHPDVVAAYEYIFIWDEDLGVEHFNAEKYIQMVKKYGLEISQPGLEPNDGLTWEMTKRRGDREVHKDTEEKPGWCSDPHLPPCAAFVEIMAPVFSREAWRCAWHMIQNDLVHGWGLDFALRRCVEPAHEKIGVVDSQWIVHQVIPSLGGQGNQEDGKAPWEGVRDMVRTRCKNEWAEFQARLLGADQAYLSKKGKG
- the LOC126615950 gene encoding uncharacterized protein LOC126615950 isoform X2, with amino-acid sequence MGTVHRSGVKKSNDSARLIFTTILGVVFGFFIGVSLPMVSLSKIRLPSSLITSLDVAFTQLRRPSNPPPSNKSLEDEGSEGVPKIYVPTNPRGAETLPPGIIVPQSDLYIRRLWGEPSEDLKVTPKYLVSFTVGINQKMNIDAAIKKFSENFTILLFHYDGRTSEWEEFEWSKRAIHVSVKRQAKWWYAKRFLHPDVVAAYEYIFIWDEDLGVEHFNAEKYIQMVKKYGLEISQPGLEPNDGLTWEMTKRRGDREVHKDTEEKPGWCSDPHLPPCAAFVEIMAPVFSREAWRCAWHMIQNDLVHGWGLDFALRRCVEPAHEKIGVVDSQWIVHQVIPSLGGQGNQEDGKAPWEGVRTRCKNEWAEFQARLLGADQAYLSKKGKG